A region of Panicum virgatum strain AP13 chromosome 8N, P.virgatum_v5, whole genome shotgun sequence DNA encodes the following proteins:
- the LOC120685315 gene encoding cysteine-rich receptor-like protein kinase 6 isoform X2 encodes MNGGLLAAVLILVLHPPPADALPTNASTSANLYATAAVSAGTNQTVYAAGLCRGDLVPYTCLVCLQSSFSDAQLQCPLDTDVSMNYDACHMRFAGVDFLASTNNSVQLPYFTNFPAVAAASAAGRFNGLVAELLAATAGYAAGSGRRFATGEMDVDSDYSQGQFSNIFATAQCTPDLTPAQCRACLAGAMAEMPRQVFPSNSTGASFVGERCGLQFAPYAFYNGDTMVKLPIRLQGKKSATTPVLAIVPAVLGGLFALTLIALWVWRKKRSPRKMSLFVNVEDMESFESIFIGLSTLQSATNNFDENNKLGEGGFGVVYKGALPDGQEVAVKRLSESTTQGLGQMKNELALIAKLQHKNLVRIVGVCLEEGEQLLVYEYMPNKSLDTIIFDPDKSKKLDWGARFRILNGIARGLQYLHEHSQPTIVHRDLKASNVLLDADMKPKISDFGLAKIFDDDQTRHITSRIIGTLGYMSPEYAMRGHYSTKLDVFSFGVLVLEIVTGRRNNYALNTLYSQDLFYLVWKHWVEGTIAEIADTSLGRHYPMAEVLKCINIGLLCVQQNPTDRPSMSAIVAMLGSDTVSLEAPYRPAYVDRSRSYSETAERVKEELCSEPQTSITELTPR; translated from the exons ATGAACGGcgggctcctcgccgccgtgctgaTCCTCGTGTTGCACCCGCCACCG GCCGACGCTCTCCCCACCaacgcctccacctccgccaacctctacgccaccgccgccgtcagcGCCGGCACCAACCAGACCGTGTACGCCGCCGGGCTGTGCCGCGGCGACCTGGTCCCCTACACCTGCCTGGTGTGCCTCCAGTCGAGCTTCAGCGACGCGCAGCTCCAGTGCCCCCTCGACACGGACGTGAGCATGAACTACGACGCCTGCCACATGCGCTTCGCCGGCGTCGACTTCCTCGCCTCCACCAACAACTCGGTGCAGCTACCCTACTTCACCAACTTCcccgcggtggccgccgcctccgccgccggccgcttcaACGGCCTCGTGGCggagctcctcgccgccaccgcaggcTACGCGGCCGGGTCGGGGAGGAGGTTCGCCACCGGCGAGATGGACGTGGACAGCGACTACTCCCAGGGGCAGTTCTCCAACATATTCGCGACGGCGCAGTGCACGCCGGACCTGACGCCGGCGCAGTGCCGCGCTTGCCTGgccggcgccatggcggagATGCCACGCCAGGTGTTCCCCAGCAACTCGACGGGGGCGAGCTTCGTGGGCGAGCGCTGCGGCTTGCAGTTCGCCCCGTATGCGTTTTATAACGGCGACACCATGGTGAAGCTGCCCATTCGGCTGCAAG GAAAAAAGTCGGCAACGACTCCAGTTCTTGCAATAGTACCTGCAGTATTGGGTGGACTATTCGCACTAACACTAATTGCCCTTTGGGTTTGGCGGAAGAAGAGGTCACCAAGAAAAATGTCACTCTTCG TAAATGTAGAAGACATGGAAAGTTTTGAGTCCATATTTATCGGCCTATCCACGCTTCAGTCAGCAACAAACAACTTCGATGAAAACAACAAACTTGGCGAAGGAGGATTTGGTGTTGTTTATAAG GGTGCTCTGCCAGATGGACAAGAAGTAGCAGTCAAGAGGCTTTCTGAGAGCACAACACAAGGACTAGGCCAGATGAAGAATGAGCTAGCTTTGATAGCTAAGCTACAGCACAAAAATCTTGTTAGGATTGTCGGTGTTTGCTTGGAAGAAGGTGAACAATTGCTTGTCTACGAGTACATGCCCAACAAAAGCCTGGACACCATTATCTTTG ATCCCGATAAAAGTAAAAAGCTCGACTGGGGAGCGCGATTCAGAATACTCAACGGAATTGCTCGAGGCCTGCAGTACCTGCATGAACATTCCCAGCCGACGATAGTCCACCGGGATCTGAAAGCGAGCAATGTTTTACTTGATGCTGACATGAAACCCAAGATTTCAGACTTTGGTCTGGCAAAGATTTTTGATGATGACCAAACAAGGCACATCACAAGCCGCATCATTGGAACACT CGGTTACATGTCTCCTGAATATGCCATGCGTGGGCACTACTCTACGAAGTTAGACGTGTTCAGCTTCGGCGTTCTTGTCCTGGAGATAGTGACTGGGCGAAGAAACAACTACGCACTGAACACACTGTATTCTCAAGACCTCTTCTATCTT GTGTGGAAACACTGGGTCGAGGGAACAATCGCAGAAATAGCAGACACTAGCCTGGGCAGGCACTACCCAATGGCCGAAGTTCTGAAGTGCATCAACATTGGGCTGCTCTGCGTTCAGCAGAACCCGACGGACCGGCCATCTATGTCTGCGATCGTCGCCATGCTCGGCAGCGACACGGTCTCCCTGGAAGCTCCCTACCGGCCAGCCTATGTCGACAGGAGCAGGAGCT
- the LOC120685315 gene encoding cysteine-rich receptor-like protein kinase 6 isoform X1: protein MNGGLLAAVLILVLHPPPADAATSATCDSSGGGGRYTPGSAYEASLRRVADALPTNASTSANLYATAAVSAGTNQTVYAAGLCRGDLVPYTCLVCLQSSFSDAQLQCPLDTDVSMNYDACHMRFAGVDFLASTNNSVQLPYFTNFPAVAAASAAGRFNGLVAELLAATAGYAAGSGRRFATGEMDVDSDYSQGQFSNIFATAQCTPDLTPAQCRACLAGAMAEMPRQVFPSNSTGASFVGERCGLQFAPYAFYNGDTMVKLPIRLQGKKSATTPVLAIVPAVLGGLFALTLIALWVWRKKRSPRKMSLFVNVEDMESFESIFIGLSTLQSATNNFDENNKLGEGGFGVVYKGALPDGQEVAVKRLSESTTQGLGQMKNELALIAKLQHKNLVRIVGVCLEEGEQLLVYEYMPNKSLDTIIFDPDKSKKLDWGARFRILNGIARGLQYLHEHSQPTIVHRDLKASNVLLDADMKPKISDFGLAKIFDDDQTRHITSRIIGTLGYMSPEYAMRGHYSTKLDVFSFGVLVLEIVTGRRNNYALNTLYSQDLFYLVWKHWVEGTIAEIADTSLGRHYPMAEVLKCINIGLLCVQQNPTDRPSMSAIVAMLGSDTVSLEAPYRPAYVDRSRSYSETAERVKEELCSEPQTSITELTPR, encoded by the exons ATGAACGGcgggctcctcgccgccgtgctgaTCCTCGTGTTGCACCCGCCACCGGCCGACGCGGCTACGTCGGCGACCTGCGacagtagcggcggcggcggccgctacaCGCCCGGCAGCGCCTACGAAGCCAGCCTCCGCCGAGTCGCCGACGCTCTCCCCACCaacgcctccacctccgccaacctctacgccaccgccgccgtcagcGCCGGCACCAACCAGACCGTGTACGCCGCCGGGCTGTGCCGCGGCGACCTGGTCCCCTACACCTGCCTGGTGTGCCTCCAGTCGAGCTTCAGCGACGCGCAGCTCCAGTGCCCCCTCGACACGGACGTGAGCATGAACTACGACGCCTGCCACATGCGCTTCGCCGGCGTCGACTTCCTCGCCTCCACCAACAACTCGGTGCAGCTACCCTACTTCACCAACTTCcccgcggtggccgccgcctccgccgccggccgcttcaACGGCCTCGTGGCggagctcctcgccgccaccgcaggcTACGCGGCCGGGTCGGGGAGGAGGTTCGCCACCGGCGAGATGGACGTGGACAGCGACTACTCCCAGGGGCAGTTCTCCAACATATTCGCGACGGCGCAGTGCACGCCGGACCTGACGCCGGCGCAGTGCCGCGCTTGCCTGgccggcgccatggcggagATGCCACGCCAGGTGTTCCCCAGCAACTCGACGGGGGCGAGCTTCGTGGGCGAGCGCTGCGGCTTGCAGTTCGCCCCGTATGCGTTTTATAACGGCGACACCATGGTGAAGCTGCCCATTCGGCTGCAAG GAAAAAAGTCGGCAACGACTCCAGTTCTTGCAATAGTACCTGCAGTATTGGGTGGACTATTCGCACTAACACTAATTGCCCTTTGGGTTTGGCGGAAGAAGAGGTCACCAAGAAAAATGTCACTCTTCG TAAATGTAGAAGACATGGAAAGTTTTGAGTCCATATTTATCGGCCTATCCACGCTTCAGTCAGCAACAAACAACTTCGATGAAAACAACAAACTTGGCGAAGGAGGATTTGGTGTTGTTTATAAG GGTGCTCTGCCAGATGGACAAGAAGTAGCAGTCAAGAGGCTTTCTGAGAGCACAACACAAGGACTAGGCCAGATGAAGAATGAGCTAGCTTTGATAGCTAAGCTACAGCACAAAAATCTTGTTAGGATTGTCGGTGTTTGCTTGGAAGAAGGTGAACAATTGCTTGTCTACGAGTACATGCCCAACAAAAGCCTGGACACCATTATCTTTG ATCCCGATAAAAGTAAAAAGCTCGACTGGGGAGCGCGATTCAGAATACTCAACGGAATTGCTCGAGGCCTGCAGTACCTGCATGAACATTCCCAGCCGACGATAGTCCACCGGGATCTGAAAGCGAGCAATGTTTTACTTGATGCTGACATGAAACCCAAGATTTCAGACTTTGGTCTGGCAAAGATTTTTGATGATGACCAAACAAGGCACATCACAAGCCGCATCATTGGAACACT CGGTTACATGTCTCCTGAATATGCCATGCGTGGGCACTACTCTACGAAGTTAGACGTGTTCAGCTTCGGCGTTCTTGTCCTGGAGATAGTGACTGGGCGAAGAAACAACTACGCACTGAACACACTGTATTCTCAAGACCTCTTCTATCTT GTGTGGAAACACTGGGTCGAGGGAACAATCGCAGAAATAGCAGACACTAGCCTGGGCAGGCACTACCCAATGGCCGAAGTTCTGAAGTGCATCAACATTGGGCTGCTCTGCGTTCAGCAGAACCCGACGGACCGGCCATCTATGTCTGCGATCGTCGCCATGCTCGGCAGCGACACGGTCTCCCTGGAAGCTCCCTACCGGCCAGCCTATGTCGACAGGAGCAGGAGCT